The Streptomyces cyanogenus DNA segment TTCGACAAGCGCGACCTCGAACTGAACAAGATGATCGATCTGGTCGAGTCGACCGACCCCGAGGACCTTGAGTCCTCCGGTAAGGCTCTGTGGGATGCGCGCGATGCCATCAAGAAGGCCGCCGACGACCTCAAGGCCAACATCGACCAGGTTCACTGGGTCGGAGAATCGGGCGAGGCCTTCCGTGGCTGGGGTGACAACCTCGTCACCAACACACACCACTTGAGCGAGTTCGCCGGAGCGGCGGGCGACCAGATCACCGCTGCCGCGGTGGGTCTCGCGGCCGTTCGTGGTGCCATGCCGGCTCGTGACACCAGGGCGGAACCGAAGCGGCCCGACAAGTTCACCGAGGCCGAGAAGACCGCGAACGCGAAGGACTACGCCGCCGCCGTCAAGGTGGAGAAGGACCGCCAAGAGGCGATCAACCAGATGAACCGGTTGGCGTCGTACTACGCGGTCTCGGAAGAGGTTCTGGCGGCCCTACCGGCCAAGGACAAGACGCCGGATTTCACGTCGGTACCCGATGTCGGAGTGCCTCGGCCCACGTACTGGTCCGGCGAGAACTCTCCTACGTCCGGCACCGGCTCTCCGCACACAGGAACCGGATCGACGCCTGCCCTCGGCCATCACACGGCTGCGGTGGGGCCGGACCATGTCACTCGGCATGTAGTTACAGGTGACACCACGCCCCGGGTCCCGGCCACGGACCCCACCCGCAACATTCCGCTCCCTGAGGAGCCCGTCGGTACGCACATCGACAGCACCGGCACGCTTCCTCCGCCCACGACCACCCACACGACCGGCCCCACCCCGCCGGTCACGGGCATGCCTCCGACAAACGGCGGCCAGCCCGATCCGCTGGGTGGCGGCGGCTACCGTGTGCCGCTCCCCAACCCGACGTCGGGTCGAAGCCTGAACGGTTCGCGCGGGTACCGTACCCCTCCCTTCGCTCAGGGCCGCGCGGGTACGACCGGGCTGACCAGTCCGACGGGTCCCGGACGTACAGCCGCACAAGGCCCTACAAACCCGATGGGGCGTACGACACCGACGGGACAGTCCGCAGGTAGGAGCACCACTCCCTCTCCCATGGGGCGTGCAGTCACCGGTGGTACACCGCGACCCGGTGGAACGGCGACACCCCGGGGGAACACCGCGCCGACCACCGGCGCCGGCCGCTCCAACGGAGTGGTCGGTGGCCGCCCCACGGCTACCGGCGGCCCGGCGAAGGGCGGGGCGAAGATCCCCCGTGGCACGGTCATCGGTGGGGAAGCGCAGACGAACTCCCGGTCCGCGCCTGGCCGCCTCGGTCAGCGTGGTGTCTTCGGAGCGTCCGAGTCCACGGTACGGCCCGGTGTGAAGGCGCCCGGCTCTTCCGGCTCTCGTACCGGTGCGGGTGTGTCGGAGGCTGTCACAGGCAGGCCTTCAGCGCGTAACTCCGCCGCGGGAGCTGAGCGTAACGGCTTGACGCGTGGTGGTGCCGGTCTCGTACGCGGTGCCGGCCACAAGGGGAAGCCCGAGGATGTCGACGAAGAGACATATCTGCCCGACGAGCCCCGGCGTGATGTGCCGCCGGCGGCGAAGTGACCGCGATTGAGGACACGGAATACGATGAAGTCAGGGATCAGCCGACGGGCCGAGCGGGTTGCGCTCCACGGGACGCGTAGCGGCAGACGAGCGCGCGCCGTGGGCGCGGCCGTCGGCGCCCTGGCGGTGGCGACCGTGGGTTTTGCGCCGAGTGCTGTTGCGGATGACGTCCAGTCGAAGCAGTGGTACCTGGGCCCGATGCAGGCCGAGCAGATGTGGAAGGTCAGCACGGGTAAGGGCGTGAAGGTCGCTGTCATCGACAGCGGGGTGAACGCGAACACCTCGTCGCTCAAGGGGCAGGTCCTGACCGACGAGGTTCCGAAGTCGGTTGCCTACCGCGCTACGGACGACTACGGCGGTCATGGGACGACCATGGCGGAGTTGATCGCGGGTACGGGTGCGGGTGGCGGTCTGAAGGGTTTGGCGCCCGGGGCGAAGATCGTTCCGTATCGGGTCAAGTTCGAGAACTTGAAGGGCGGGGCGGACGAGTTGAACAAGACGCCCGAGCCGGCCGAGGCGATCAGGGCGGCAGCCGACACCGACGCGAAGATCATCAACATGTCCTTCGGTGCGGTGGGCCCGAGTTCCAAGGAGGAGGAGGCTGTTGAGTACGCCGCCTCGAAGGGCAAGCTGCTGATAGCGGCGGTGGGCAATGACGGCCGGAAGGCGGGAGACACCATCGGTTACCCGGCCGCCTATTCGTACGTGATCGGCGTCGCATCGGTCGACAAGTCCCTCACGGTGTCGAAGTTCTCCTCGTCCGGTAACTACGTGGACCTCTCGGCACCAGGCCAGGGCTTTCCGGGATGGTGCGACACCAACTTCCGTTCGTACTGCGACAACGTGAACGGTACGAGTTCGGCAGCCGCGATCGCCTCGGGCGCCGCCGCTCTGATCTGGTCCGCGCACCCTGACTGGACGGTGAACCAGGTCACCCGTGCCCTGATCGACACGGCCGGCCGTACATGGGCCAAGAACAATCCGAGCAAGTACGGCGGCTATGGGCTCATTCGCCCCCGTCTCGTTCTGGCGAAGCAGAACTACGACGCCGGCCCGGCCAACGTGGACCCGCTTCGGGCGGAGAACGGCGGCGACCTGCTCGCCAAGTCCGCAGCATCCTCCACATCCTCCTCCTCTTCTTCCTCCCCGTCCGCCCCCTCCTCCTCCGCATCAACCCCGTCACAAGCCCCCGAAAAGGGTTCTACCGGCGGTACTTCGGCGGCAGGATCGAGCACGGAGTCGTCGAAGGACGACAACACCCTCTGGGTCGTGCTCGGCGCCGTGGCCGCGGTCGTCGTGGTCGGCGGTGGGGGCGTGGCCGTCGCGCGGGCGCGGCGTGCCAGGTGACGTCGTCAGCCGTCTGTAGCCCTGTGCTCTTCGGATAGGGCATGCAGTACGCGCTCACCGCCGTGGCGCACTGCGCGGCTGTGGGCCGAGCCAGTTGGACCAACAGACAGACACAGAAAGGGCTGAGATGGCCGACAACAAGCAGAAGCTCGAAGATGCATCAGTAATCCACCTGCAGAAGCAGATGCTGGAGAAGTACGAGGGCATCCGCAAGCGCGTGCACGGTCTGCAGGGCGTGATCGACGGCCTGGAGGGTCAGTGGCACGGTATCGGTCGTGCCGCCTTCGACTCCAAGCAGTACGAGATCAACCAGTCGCTGCAGGCCATCGGTGGCATCCTCGGTGACGTCATCGAGGCCATGACTGCGACGCGCAACATCAAGGACAGCAAGGAAGACGAGGTCCGCGCGGCCGTCAACAAGATCGACGTGCGGGACGGCGCTCCCACCGTGTCCCCCCTGAGCTCCTACTGATCCGAGCGAACACTCAGGACTTCTGCCGGGGTACCCGGCGCATCCACAGATCCACATCGGTGAGACGAGGTAACAGGTATGGCCAACAACGCTGACGGCCTGTCAGTCACTTATGACGGGCTCGACGTCGCGGCGACGAAGATTGGCAACGAGGCGAGCGAGCTCGAGCGGGACCTCGCGGAGCTGCGTCGGCTGGTCGTGAGCAGCCTGCAGTACTGGGAGGGTCAGGCGCAGGACACCTTCAACGAGAAGCTGACCCGCTGGGACAAGGAAGCGAACGACATCCACCAGGCACTGGCCGGCATCGGCCACGTCGTCGCCCAGTCCGGCGGTACGTACATGGAAGGCGACAAGAAGGCGGCCAGCTACTTCCGGTAGGCCGAGGCTCGCGAAAGCGACGAAGCAACTCCAGGGTGGGCGCGCGCGGGAGGCGCCCACCCTGCTGTTGTGCCCGGCCGAGGAGCCGATCCAGAGGGACGAAGGGTGAACACGCGCGTGTCAGGTACCGGGCCCGGGCCCCGAGGTGGTTCGCGGATCGGACCGTACACGGTCGTCACCCGGCTCGACTCCGGCAGCACCGGCCACACACCTGTCCCCGAGCACCGCTACATCGCCCGCAGCGCCGACGGTGATCGCACCGTACTGCTCAGCACCCCTTGGCGACGGTCGACCCGCAGCGCTTCATGGCCGAGGCCGACGCCTCCCGCCATCTCCTCGGGTCCTGTGTCCTCCCGGCCGTCGAACTGGCCGGCCCCGGCGAGCAGCCGTGGCACGCGCGTCCCTACCGGCCCGCCCTTCCGTTGCCCCTGGCTCTCGCCGTGCACGGCGGCCCGCTGCCCGAGCGGACGGTCCGGGCGCTCGCCGTCGCGCTGGCCGAGAACCTCGCCGTGACGCACGGGCAGAACCTGACCCACGCGGGGATCAGCCCGTCCGCCGTGCTGATCGCCGCGGACGGCCCGAGGCTCACCTGCTTCGGGGCGGTACGGGCCGCGGCGCCCGACGGTGCCGTACGGCGGGAACTGCCCGGCATCGATCCCGGCAGCCTCCCGCCGGAACAGGCTGCGGGCGGACAGCCGCGCCCGCTGGGTGACGTGTACCCCGCCGACCACCTCCCCGACGGGCTGCTCGCGGACATCGGTCGGCGGGCCGCCGACGTCTGGCGGAAGTTGCCCCAGCGGTTGCCGGCTCCGGCGGTTGGCGGGGCCTGGTCCGCCCTTACCGCGCCGCCAGGAACTCCACCCAAGCCGGCGGTGCCGGCACCGTCAGTTCGTTCCCTCCGGCACCAGCCCGATCTGAACCATCGGCTTCCCCCGCTTGCGCGACACGAAGACCCCCCGGCCCGCCGGCATCGGCCTCGGCCGGACCCCGCCGAGCAGATCGCCCTCGGCCGGATCGCCCGCGAGGACCACACCCTGGGCGCCGAGTTCCTTGATGCGCTGCATGAAGGACTCGTAACCGGCACGCCCCGCACCGGCCGTGGACCGGGCGATGATGAAGCGGACGCCGACGTCCCGGGCGAACGGCAGCAGTTCCGTCAGACCCGCCAGCGGGTTGCCGCTCGACGTGGACACGAGGTCGTAGTCGTCGATGACGACGTACACCGTGGGCCCCCGCCACCAGCTGCGGTTGCGCAGTTGCTCCGGGGTCACGTCTGCGGTCGGGGTGCGGCGCTGCATCAGGTCGGCCAGTGCGTCCATGTGGTGCTGCATCTGGTTCGACATGGGGATGTACTCGGCCAGGTGCGAGTCCGGGGTCACGCCGAGCAGTGAGCGGCGGTTGTCGACGACGAAGAGCTTGCAGGTGTTGCCGTCGTACCGCTCGGTCAGCCGCTTGATGATCAGCTTCAGCAGGTTGGACTTGCCGGACTCGCTCTCTCCGAACACCAGGAAGAACGGGTCCTGTTCGAAGTCGACGAACACCGGTTCCAGGTTGTCCTCGTCGAGGGCGAAGGAGATGCCGCGGTTCGGGAAGCGGTCGCCCGGCGGAAGCTGGGTCGCCGGGAACTCGCGGGGCAGCAGACGTACTTCGGGGGCGCCGGGCTCCTGCCAGTGCCGGGTGACCTCGGCCGCGAGCGCGGTCGTCGCCTCCGAGAGGTCCGTGTCGGAGGAGAGGCCGTCGATGCGCGGTACCGCCGCCATGAAGTGCTGCTTCTGAGGCGTCTGACCGCGTCCCGGTACCCCGGTGGGCACGTTCGCCGCGACCTTGCGGTCGATCTCGGAGTCCATGGGGTCGCCCAGCCGCAGTTCCAGGCGGTTCATCAGGTGGTCCTTGAGATTCGCGCGGACCTCCATCGAGCGCGAGGCGGTGAGGATCAGGTGGATGCCGTAGCCCAGGCCGCGCGCGGCGATGTCCAGGACCATCGGCTCCAGGGCCTCGTAGTCCGTGCGGAAGTTGCCCCAGCCGTCGATGACCAGGAACACGTCACCCCACGGCTGGTCGGTCACCGAGATGTCCCCGCGCGCGCGGCGCGTGCGGAACTCCGCGATGGAGGAGATGCCCGTCGAACGGAAGTACTCCTCGCGCCGGGTCATGACGCCGTACACCTCGGCCGCGGTACGCCGGACCTTCTCCGGGTCCAGTCGGGAGGCGACACCACCCACGTGCGGCAGACCGGCCACCGAGGCCATACCGCCGCCACCGAAGTCCAGGCCGTAGAACTGCACCTCCCACGGGGTGTGGGTCAGCGCGAACGACGCGATGATCGAGCGCACCAGCGTCGACTTGCCGGACTGCGGGCCACCGATGATCTGCATGTGGCCGGCTGCGCCGCCGAAGTCCAGCCACAGCGGGTCGCGCCGCTGCTCGTACGGCTTGTCGATGAGGCCGGCCGGGACGACGAGCCGGCCCGCGCCCTCGTAGCCGGGCTGGGTCATGCCGCGGCCGGGCACCGGGGCGAGCCCCGGCAGCAGGGCGTCGAGCGAGGGCGGGCTGTCCAGCGGGGGCAGCCACACCTGGTGTGCTGCCGGGCCCTGGGCCTCCAGGCGCCGTACGATCACGTCGAGCACGGTGTCGGCGAGCGCGTCGTCCTGCCGCTCGCCGGTCTCCTCCTGCCGCTGCTGCGGGATCGGCGCGTACTGCACCGGGACCTCGGCCGCGGTGAAGAGGACCGGCCTGCGGTCGACGGGCAGCGGGCCGCCGAGCGCCGCGGCCTGCTGCGAGCTGGTGCGGTACACGCCGGAGACGTACGCCGCCTTGAAGCGGACCATCTCGTCCGTGCCGTACTTCAGGAAGCCGGAGCCGGGGACGTTCGGCAGCTCGTAGGCGTCCGGGACGCCGAGCGCGGCGCGCGACTCGGCCGCCGAGAACGTCCGCAGACCGATGCGGTACGACAGGTAGGTCTCAAGGCCCCTGAGCCGGCCCTCCTCCAGACGCTGCGAGGCCAGCAGCAGGTGCACACCCAGCGAACGGCCGATACGGCCGATCTGCACGAACATCTCGATGAAGTCCGGCTTCGCCGTCAACAGCTCGCTGAACTCGTCGATCACCAGGACGAGGGACGGGATCGGCTGCAGCGGCGCTCCCGCCGCGCGTGCCTTCTCGTAGTCGTGGATGTTGGCGTAGTTGCCCGCGTCACGGAGCATCTCCTGACGGCGGTTCAGCTCACCGCGGATGGAGTCACCCATGCGGTCGACGAGGGTCAGGTCGTCGGCGAGGTTGGTGATGACGGCTGCCACGTGCGGCATCTGCGCCATGCCCGCGAACGTCGCACCACCCTTGAAGTCCGCGAGGACGAAGTTCAGCGTCTCGGACGAGTGGGTCACGGCCAGACCGAGGACCAGCGTGCGCAGGAGCTCCGACTTGCCGGAACCGGTCGCACCGACGCACAGGCCGTGCGGGCCCATGCCCTCCTGCGCCGCCTCCTTGAGGTCGAGCATCACGGGCCGGCCGTCCTCACCGACACCGATCGGCACGCGCAGCCGCTCCGACTGCGAGCGGGGCCGCCAGGTGCGCTTCGGATCGACCGAGGCGGCGTCGCCCAGGTTCAGCAGGTCGGTGAACTCCAGGTTGGCGAGCAGCGGTTCGTCGTCGTCGCCGCCCGACGCCATGCGCAGCGGCGCCAACTGGCGGGCGAGCGCCTCCGCCGCCTCGTACGACAGGACGTCAGGCGTCCCCTCGTAGACCATGCCGTGGGCCGACTCCAGGCGCAGTTCCCTGGGGTGCACGATGACCGAGAGGTCGCCGCGGCCGATGGTGAGGTCACCGGGTACGACCTCCAGGACCGTCACGCCTTGCAGGCCCTCGGGGTTGGCCAGCAAGGAGGTGTGTGGCAGGGAGACACCGTCGAGGACGACCACCAGATGGGGCTGCTCGGGCACCGGCGCCCCGCCGGGGTGGAACCGCGGGCGGCCCTCCAGCCGGGAGGCGAGCCGGTCCTCCAGCTCCACGGGGTCGGTGCCGATCAGACGCATGCTGCCGGCGCCGTCGGCGACGCCCGGGGCCTGCACGTGCGGCAGCCACTTGGCCCACTCCCACTCGGGCGTCGACTCACGTGCGGTGACGACGGCGATGACCAGGTCCTCGGGGGAGTGCAGCGAGGCGAGGGACGCCGTGACGGCGCGGGCGGTGCCGCGCACGGTTCCCGGTTCGCCGCTGATCGTCACGTGGTAGAAGGCGCGGAGCGAGACGGCCATCGGCAGGTCGTCGAGGGTGCTGTGCGTGACCAGGAAGCGCTGCATGGCGCCCGCGGTCAGCGGCTCCAGCTCGTCCACGGGGGCGGTCTGCGGCGGGATCAGGGGAGTGGCCAGGGCCTGTGGGCCGAGGCCCACGCGTACCTGTCCGAAGTCCTCGTCGCCGGTGCGCCGTTCCCACACCCGGCTGCCCTCGGCGACCAGCGCCCACAGTTGCTCCGGTGAAGGGTGCAGGTAGTACTGCGTGTCGCGCTGGGCCTTCGCGGTCTCCACGGCGGCACGCCGGGTCTGCGACAGGTAACGCAGGTAGTCACGGCGCAGGTCGGCCAACTGCCCCTGGTTGCCACGGCGGTAGCGGACGAGCATCGAGATGCCCATGGCGATGGTCGAGGCCACCATCACCAGGCCCATGATCTTCATGAAGGGCTGGGCCTGCGGGTTGAAGAAGAACACCACGGATCCGCCCATGCCCAGCATGGGCAGGAGCTGCATCAGTGCGCCTTCCTGCTGACCGCGCGGCAGTTCCGGCGGTGCTTGCAGTACGACCTCGTCCGTGGGCACTTCCTTCGGCAGTGCCCGCGGTGGGCGCTTGACGACGATGTGGCTCACTACGCACCAATTCCCTTGCCGGACCGAGATGTTTCGTCCGCCGCCCCGTGTCAGGCGAACGTCGATCGCGAACCGCGATCCTACTGACAACCACGGACAACGGCGGGCGGTAGGGTGCCGGGGAAGCACGTGAACAGTTGCGAATCGTTCTGGGAAAACCCGGGCAATCCGCAACGGTTCGAAGCGAGCGCCACCCGTGAATCCCGGCCAGGACCGCTCGGTCGACCGGCGGAGCGGGCGGGCGCCGCACAACCTACACAGCATCTTTACGGGCGGAAGGGTGCGCGGTGGCACCGAACGCCGCCCCACCACCGACGAGGGGGAACAGCAGGTGAGCATGACGGCCTCCGCGCCGGCCGGCGCGACCGGTGGACCGGGCACCGGAGCCCCTTCGGGGGCGGGCATGGGACTCGGTTTCTGCCGCGTCACCATCGTGGCGCCCGACAGCCGCATCGACGTGGCGCTGCCCGACGACGTACCGGTCGCGGACCTGTACCCCGAGATCCTGCGTCTGTCCCAGCAGAGCCCCGCCGAGGGCGCGCCCGTCGGCTATCACCTCGTACGGCGTGACGGCACCGTCCTGGACGGTGCCCGGTCCTTCACCGCCCAGCGCATCCTCGACGGCGAACTGCTCACCTTGCGCCCGTTCGCCGAGTCGCTGCCCCCGGCCGTTCTCGACGACGTCTCGGAGGCGGTGGCCGCTGCCGTCACCCGGGACCGCACCCTGTGGAGCGGTGACCTCACGCGCGCCGCCGGACTCGTCGCGGGCGGCATCCTGCCCGCGCTGCTCGCGTTCGTGGCCTGGAGCTCCCAGGTCCGGCACGACATGCACAGCCTGCAAGGCGTCATCGCGGGCATCTGCGGCATCCTGCTCGTCACCATCGCGTGCGTACGCGCGCGTGTGTACGACGACCGGGGCTCCGCGGTCGCGCTGGGACTCGGTGCCCTGCCGAACGTCGCCGTGGCCGGCTCGGGGCTGCTGTCGCTCTCCGGAGGCGAGGGCATCGGACGCCTCCAGTTCCTGCTCGCCTGTACCACGGTCCTCGTCGCCTCCGTGGTGCTCACCCTGGTGTCGCCGGGCGGTGACGGACCCTTCGTGGCGTTCGTCTTCGCCTCCGCCATCGGTCTGATCACGACCTTCATCGCGATCCTCACCGACCTGAGGCCCATCGAGACGGCCGCCGTCTGTGCCCCGCTGTCCGTCGTGGCGCTGGCCTTCCTCCCCGGTCTGTCCATGCGCTTCGCGCGGTTGCCCATCGGCTTCGAACCGCCCAACCCGTCCCGCGGTGGCTACGACACCGGCGAGCCCGCCCCGCAGGAGCCCGTGGACGCCGAGCGCGTCGCCGCCCAGGCCCGGCGCGGCCACGAACTGCTCGTCGGCCTGGTGGGCGGCTGTGCCCTCGTCGCGGTGGGCGCGTCGATCGTGCTCGGCTTCTCCAGCAACACCTGGGCCCAGCTGCTGGCCCTCGCGACCGGCATGGCGATGCTCATGCGGGCACACCTGTTCCGCTACACCGCGCAGGTCGGCGCCACCCTGGCCGCGGGCCTCGCCGCGATCGTCTTCCTCGGCCTCGGGCTGGCCCTGAACCCGCCACGGGACTACCTGATCGACGCCTTCCGGGGTGACACCGCCGCCCTCGACATCCGCAGCGTCTGGCTCGCCGCGGCCGTCGCCGCGGCCACCGCACTCGTCACCGCCATCGCGCTGATCACCCCGCGGCGCGGTGTCACCCCCTTCTGGGGGCGCTTCCTGGAAATCGCCGAGAGCTTCGTCCTGCTCACGCTGATCCCGCTGGCTCTGGCCGTGTTCGACGTGTACGCGCAGGCGCGGGCGATGACCAGCTAGGTACGGTCGACCCGCATACGTATGGGAAAGGGCGGCACGCACGCGTGCCGCCCTTTCCCATACCTGCCTCACTGCACGTCCAGCCCCCCGTTGTGAGCCATGGGCTTCAGATCGAACTCCCCGTCCCGCGCCCCCAGCACGAACGCCCGCCACTCCGCCTCGGTGTAGCGCAGCACGGTGTCCGGGTCGAGGGAGGACCGCATCGCCACCGCCCCGCCCGGCAGGTACGCGATCTCGACGCGCTCCTCATGCTCCTCCGTGCCCGGGGCGCAGTGCCACTCGACGCCCGAGATGTCGAGCGCGTACAGCTCGTCCCGCTCCCGCTCCTTGCGCGCCTTGATCTCCGCTTCCGTTTCCGCCATCGTGCAGCGACCCCTTCCCGAGGTAGGTACGGTCCCGGCGCTCACCCTAGTGGCCGGTGCGACCCCTGCAGGGGGCTTCGGCGACCGGGCGTAAGGCACCCGCGATCGCCTGGTACCCTGAGTGACGGCCGTTTGTGTACGCACCCCCGGAACCACCGTGTTCTGGAGGCCGCGCCCAGCGGATCCCCGCCTCCCGAGTAACGGAAGCTCCCCCGAGACGTAGACCGGGGGCACTCGGTGGCACTCAACAGACTATGAGGAGTACGCGTGTCGCTCGACGCCGCTACGAAGAAGCAGATCATCGCCGAGTTCGGTGCCAAGGAGGGTGACACCGGCTCCCCCGAGGTCCAGGTCGCTCTGCTCTCCCGTCGGATCTCCGACCTGACGGAGCACCTCAAGACCCACAAGCACGACCACCACTCCCGCCGTGGCCTGCTGATCCTCGTCGGTCAGCGCCGTCGCCTGCTGCAGTACCTGGCGAAGAAGGACATCCAGCGCTTCCGTGCGCTGGTCGACCGCCTCGGCATCCGCCGCGGTGCGGCGGGCGCCAAGTAAGTCGCCGTGAGGGGAGCGGTTCCCGGAAGCACCCGGGAAGCCGCTCCCTTTGCCGTATGCGGGC contains these protein-coding regions:
- the eccD gene encoding type VII secretion integral membrane protein EccD produces the protein MTASAPAGATGGPGTGAPSGAGMGLGFCRVTIVAPDSRIDVALPDDVPVADLYPEILRLSQQSPAEGAPVGYHLVRRDGTVLDGARSFTAQRILDGELLTLRPFAESLPPAVLDDVSEAVAAAVTRDRTLWSGDLTRAAGLVAGGILPALLAFVAWSSQVRHDMHSLQGVIAGICGILLVTIACVRARVYDDRGSAVALGLGALPNVAVAGSGLLSLSGGEGIGRLQFLLACTTVLVASVVLTLVSPGGDGPFVAFVFASAIGLITTFIAILTDLRPIETAAVCAPLSVVALAFLPGLSMRFARLPIGFEPPNPSRGGYDTGEPAPQEPVDAERVAAQARRGHELLVGLVGGCALVAVGASIVLGFSSNTWAQLLALATGMAMLMRAHLFRYTAQVGATLAAGLAAIVFLGLGLALNPPRDYLIDAFRGDTAALDIRSVWLAAAVAAATALVTAIALITPRRGVTPFWGRFLEIAESFVLLTLIPLALAVFDVYAQARAMTS
- a CDS encoding DUF397 domain-containing protein, yielding MAETEAEIKARKERERDELYALDISGVEWHCAPGTEEHEERVEIAYLPGGAVAMRSSLDPDTVLRYTEAEWRAFVLGARDGEFDLKPMAHNGGLDVQ
- the eccCa gene encoding type VII secretion protein EccCa, encoding MSHIVVKRPPRALPKEVPTDEVVLQAPPELPRGQQEGALMQLLPMLGMGGSVVFFFNPQAQPFMKIMGLVMVASTIAMGISMLVRYRRGNQGQLADLRRDYLRYLSQTRRAAVETAKAQRDTQYYLHPSPEQLWALVAEGSRVWERRTGDEDFGQVRVGLGPQALATPLIPPQTAPVDELEPLTAGAMQRFLVTHSTLDDLPMAVSLRAFYHVTISGEPGTVRGTARAVTASLASLHSPEDLVIAVVTARESTPEWEWAKWLPHVQAPGVADGAGSMRLIGTDPVELEDRLASRLEGRPRFHPGGAPVPEQPHLVVVLDGVSLPHTSLLANPEGLQGVTVLEVVPGDLTIGRGDLSVIVHPRELRLESAHGMVYEGTPDVLSYEAAEALARQLAPLRMASGGDDDEPLLANLEFTDLLNLGDAASVDPKRTWRPRSQSERLRVPIGVGEDGRPVMLDLKEAAQEGMGPHGLCVGATGSGKSELLRTLVLGLAVTHSSETLNFVLADFKGGATFAGMAQMPHVAAVITNLADDLTLVDRMGDSIRGELNRRQEMLRDAGNYANIHDYEKARAAGAPLQPIPSLVLVIDEFSELLTAKPDFIEMFVQIGRIGRSLGVHLLLASQRLEEGRLRGLETYLSYRIGLRTFSAAESRAALGVPDAYELPNVPGSGFLKYGTDEMVRFKAAYVSGVYRTSSQQAAALGGPLPVDRRPVLFTAAEVPVQYAPIPQQRQEETGERQDDALADTVLDVIVRRLEAQGPAAHQVWLPPLDSPPSLDALLPGLAPVPGRGMTQPGYEGAGRLVVPAGLIDKPYEQRRDPLWLDFGGAAGHMQIIGGPQSGKSTLVRSIIASFALTHTPWEVQFYGLDFGGGGMASVAGLPHVGGVASRLDPEKVRRTAAEVYGVMTRREEYFRSTGISSIAEFRTRRARGDISVTDQPWGDVFLVIDGWGNFRTDYEALEPMVLDIAARGLGYGIHLILTASRSMEVRANLKDHLMNRLELRLGDPMDSEIDRKVAANVPTGVPGRGQTPQKQHFMAAVPRIDGLSSDTDLSEATTALAAEVTRHWQEPGAPEVRLLPREFPATQLPPGDRFPNRGISFALDEDNLEPVFVDFEQDPFFLVFGESESGKSNLLKLIIKRLTERYDGNTCKLFVVDNRRSLLGVTPDSHLAEYIPMSNQMQHHMDALADLMQRRTPTADVTPEQLRNRSWWRGPTVYVVIDDYDLVSTSSGNPLAGLTELLPFARDVGVRFIIARSTAGAGRAGYESFMQRIKELGAQGVVLAGDPAEGDLLGGVRPRPMPAGRGVFVSRKRGKPMVQIGLVPEGTN
- a CDS encoding WXG100 family type VII secretion target, with the translated sequence MADNKQKLEDASVIHLQKQMLEKYEGIRKRVHGLQGVIDGLEGQWHGIGRAAFDSKQYEINQSLQAIGGILGDVIEAMTATRNIKDSKEDEVRAAVNKIDVRDGAPTVSPLSSY
- the rpsO gene encoding 30S ribosomal protein S15; the encoded protein is MSLDAATKKQIIAEFGAKEGDTGSPEVQVALLSRRISDLTEHLKTHKHDHHSRRGLLILVGQRRRLLQYLAKKDIQRFRALVDRLGIRRGAAGAK
- a CDS encoding S8 family serine peptidase — translated: MGAAVGALAVATVGFAPSAVADDVQSKQWYLGPMQAEQMWKVSTGKGVKVAVIDSGVNANTSSLKGQVLTDEVPKSVAYRATDDYGGHGTTMAELIAGTGAGGGLKGLAPGAKIVPYRVKFENLKGGADELNKTPEPAEAIRAAADTDAKIINMSFGAVGPSSKEEEAVEYAASKGKLLIAAVGNDGRKAGDTIGYPAAYSYVIGVASVDKSLTVSKFSSSGNYVDLSAPGQGFPGWCDTNFRSYCDNVNGTSSAAAIASGAAALIWSAHPDWTVNQVTRALIDTAGRTWAKNNPSKYGGYGLIRPRLVLAKQNYDAGPANVDPLRAENGGDLLAKSAASSTSSSSSSSPSAPSSSASTPSQAPEKGSTGGTSAAGSSTESSKDDNTLWVVLGAVAAVVVVGGGGVAVARARRAR
- a CDS encoding WXG100 family type VII secretion target; this translates as MANNADGLSVTYDGLDVAATKIGNEASELERDLAELRRLVVSSLQYWEGQAQDTFNEKLTRWDKEANDIHQALAGIGHVVAQSGGTYMEGDKKAASYFR